The following are from one region of the Candidatus Kouleothrix ribensis genome:
- a CDS encoding YajQ family cyclic di-GMP-binding protein translates to MAAESTFDIVSEFDRQELTNAVDQTQREVRTRYDLKDSKAEIVLSDKDIAITAGAELHVSAVRDILETKALRRNLSLKIFKWGTLEEIGGMRVRQVATLQQGLPDDVAKKLQKLIRDNFPKVQPRIQGDALRIGSKSRDDLQGVIKLVKEHQDEFAVALQFTNYR, encoded by the coding sequence ATGGCAGCGGAAAGCACCTTTGATATTGTTTCGGAGTTCGATCGCCAGGAGCTAACCAACGCCGTCGACCAGACCCAGCGCGAGGTACGCACGCGCTACGACCTGAAAGACAGCAAGGCCGAGATCGTGCTGAGCGATAAAGACATCGCGATCACCGCCGGGGCCGAGCTGCATGTTTCGGCCGTGCGCGATATTCTCGAGACCAAGGCGCTGCGGCGCAACCTCTCGCTGAAGATCTTCAAGTGGGGTACGCTCGAAGAGATCGGCGGCATGCGCGTGCGGCAGGTTGCCACGCTCCAGCAGGGCCTCCCCGACGACGTGGCCAAGAAGCTCCAAAAGCTCATCCGCGACAACTTCCCGAAGGTGCAGCCGCGCATCCAGGGCGATGCGCTGCGCATCGGCAGCAAGAGCCGCGACGATCTGCAGGGTGTGATCAAACTGGTCAAAGAGCATCAGGACGAATTCGCAGTGGCGCTGCAGTTTACCAATTATCGCTAG